The following are encoded together in the Humulus lupulus chromosome 5, drHumLupu1.1, whole genome shotgun sequence genome:
- the LOC133777785 gene encoding probable inactive shikimate kinase like 2, chloroplastic — protein MATSFSLSLLKFSHNPNTTTATTYTNTLSHLQPKHSSSFRPKNPYPPRFFTTNGNASFNNSHPRFSRARGLSSLPLSTNNYEFFDNSSEVELRVHLKDQNVRSSKDVFVDANETSLTIRALNSGSPTTLIETNRLFDRVKPAETIWLIDDDQLVVILKKQDPDLKWPDIMESWESLTVGSSQLLKGASIYIVGESTNINQQVAKELAVGIGYTPFSTKELLENFAKQTIDSWVLSESSDSVAEAESAILESLSSHVRTVVATLGGQQGTARRTDKWRHLHAGFTVWLSQTEAIDEDSAKEEARKHVQDGGSGYSKADVVVKFQGWDTDYAKSLAQACLSALKQLILSDKKLPGKKSLYIRLGCRGDWPNIKPPGWDPSSAGGGVSPATF, from the exons ATGGCCACTTCCTTTTCTCTGAGCTTATTAAAATTTTCCCACAACCCAaacactactactgctactacctaTACAAACACCCTTTCCCATCTCCAACCCAAACATTCTTCTTCTTTTAGACCCAAAAACCCTTATCCCCCTCGCTTTTTTACCACCAACGGCAATGCCTCTTTCAACAATTCCCACCCTCGCTTCTCCCGCGCCCGCGGTCTCTCCTCACTCCCTCTTTCCACCAACAATTACGAG TTCTTTGATAATTCTTCTGAGGTGGAACTGAGGGTACATTTAAAGGACCAAAATGTTCGAAGTTCCAAAGATGTTTTTGTGGATGCAAATGAAACCTCTTTAACGATCAGAGCACTGAATTCGGGGTCTCCTACaacactaattgaaactaatcgTTTGTTCGACAGAGTAAAGCCTGCAGAAACAATCTG GTTGATAGATGATGATCAACTGGTTGTAATCTTGAAGAAGCAGGATCCAGATTTGAAATGGCCTGACATTATGGAGTCCTGGGAATCCTTGACAGTGGGATCTTCACAACTTCTGAAAGGAGCTTCAATCTACATTGTTGGGGAGTCAACAAATATCAACCAGCAAGTGGCTAAGGAACTTGCAGTGGGTATTGG GTATACACCATTTAGTACGAAGGAGCTGTTGGAAAATTTTGCCAAGCAAACTATTGATTCAT GGGTTCTTTCTGAAAGCTCTGATTCTGTAGCTGAAGCAGAAAGTGCTATATTAGAAAGTTTAAGTAG TCATGTTCGGACTGTTGTTGCAACACTAGGAGGACAGCAGGGAACAGCTCGAAGGACTGATAAATGGAGACATCTGCATGCAGGATTTACCGTATGGTTGTCACAAACTGAAGCTATAG ATGAAGATTCAGCAAAAGAAGAAGCCAGGAAACATGTTCAAGATGGTGGATCAGGTTACTCAAAAGCAGATGTTGTCGTCAAGTTCCAGGGTTGGGATACAGATTATGCCAAAAGTTTGGCTCAGGCATGCCTGAGTGCCCTCAAACAATTAATTCTATCTGACAAGAAGCTCCCAG GTAAGAAGAGCCTCTACATACGGTTAGGATGCCGTGGTGATTGGCCGAACATTAAGCCTCCTGGTTGGGATCCATCATCAGCTGGAGGTGGTGTATCTCCTGCTACATTTTAA